ACCAAAATGAAGGTCCCGGAGGATTGCTCGCTCAATCGAGAAACAGACATTATTCACAGGAGCTGAAATTGGCTACCGTTCATGCCTATCTGAGCGGAGAAGGATCCTTAACGGAGACGGCGTATCGCTATGGCTTACGGTCAAAAGCTCAACTTCAAAGCTGGATACAGGCATATACTACTCATGGATGGATCCAATCGCGCACAAGCGGAGGAGTCAGCTCCATGAGAAAAGCCAGACAGACAAGCCAGGAAGAACGCCTTGAAATCGTACGGTACTGCCTTGCTAAGGATAATAATTATGGAGCGACGGCGCTGAAATATAACTGTTCCTATCAGCAGGTGCGCAACTGGGTGCTCCGTTATGAGAGCATGGGCCCCGCCGGCCTTGAAGACCGTCGTGGACGGCGGATTGGAACCCTGCCAGCCCGGACACCAGAGGAAAAGCAGCGCCACAGGATTGCAGAACTGGAACGCAAGAACCGCGACCTTCAGATGGAGAACGACCTGTTAAAAAAAATCAGAGAGTTAGAGATGAAAGATCGCTCTCTCTGACTCGACATCCCTACAAATACCAAGCGATCAAAGAACTGACTGAAGCCAAGCACTACCCCCTGCAAAAGCTCTGTCAGTGCCAGCGGCTTTCGCGCAGCGCGTATTATCGCTGGCTTAAAGGT
This is a stretch of genomic DNA from Jonquetella anthropi DSM 22815. It encodes these proteins:
- a CDS encoding helix-turn-helix domain-containing protein, coding for MRKARQTSQEERLEIVRYCLAKDNNYGATALKYNCSYQQVRNWVLRYESMGPAGLEDRRGRRIGTLPARTPEEKQRHRIAELERKNRDLQMENDLLKKIRELEMKDRSL